In Candidatus Nomurabacteria bacterium, a genomic segment contains:
- the rpsP gene encoding 30S ribosomal protein S16, with the protein MIRLSRFGKRKKPTYRIVISEKARDPKARYLELLGNYNPHTEPSTVQVNTERVQYWISQGAQCSNTVHNLLINQGVIKGEKRRKGAIKKKGAEAEAASEKPAETPAEAPKEATEAPAEEAAKPEAAETKEEAPAEAEPKAE; encoded by the coding sequence ATGATTCGACTATCCAGATTCGGAAAGCGCAAGAAACCAACCTATCGGATTGTTATTTCCGAAAAGGCGCGCGATCCAAAAGCCCGTTATTTAGAGCTTTTGGGCAATTATAACCCTCATACCGAGCCCTCAACCGTTCAGGTAAATACCGAACGGGTCCAATATTGGATTTCCCAGGGTGCCCAGTGCTCAAATACCGTCCATAACCTCTTGATAAATCAAGGCGTGATTAAGGGCGAGAAGCGACGCAAGGGCGCAATCAAGAAGAAGGGCGCCGAGGCTGAAGCAGCTAGCGAAAAGCCAGCCGAGACCCCAGCCGAAGCTCCAAAGGAAGCTACAGAAGCTCCAGCCGAGGAAGCAGCCAAGCCAGAGGCAGCTGAAACAAAGGAAGAAGCGCCAGCTGAGGCAGAGCCAAAAGCCGAATAA
- a CDS encoding AAA family ATPase, with protein MYLQKLEIQGFKSFAKKVDFDFTRGIAAIVGPNGSGKSNVADAVRWVMGEQSMKVLRGKRADDVIFSGSDKKGRLGMAEVSLVFNNEDGTMPIDFAEVAITRRVYRNGEGEYFVNKQPARLADIILMLAKSNVGQKAYSVIGQGMIDQVLIATPQERKTFFDEAAGVRQFQIKREQAENKLKATRSNLAQAELLMQEVEPRLRTLTRQVRRLERRQEVEQELRALQEAYYSQVWADLSERHATEKKHYDELEAEQHKAAKELEHIQRELEAIEQERGQDDAFRELQQQYSRLLDEKNALMKEQAVLRGRQELEASQQGQYDVVWLKNRKEELERTIKEIDEELEQLSTQLAKEQAHFEQQSLERDKVVQEFESIEAKLVQASSELRNEKSFDAGKFQKTLSTTKAAYEELLSALNSLESLEQLPKLKSQAAKIDADLAEMLDSINQEEKADHSQIVLELQAKLTQFMKTKDSLVNELHALENKTNQLKEKHAALKHYRDRLQGELDKVLRELTRANIKPEDKGKADSLFRKEDAELEKKVNELDERLKALAHDIQGFNKKAQDKRERLFSLQKSFRESQQRLNAENAKLNAIQVELAKLETRRNDLEQEFTAEVESALAEKIKKATSEKIAEVKPVEYYQEEIRRCKHSLELIGGIDEAITQEYETTNERFEFLKKQSDDLQEAMTHLEQVISELDATIKKQFDQSFEKINREFQHYFRVLFQGGKASLVLRKEEVLKKLDDDEEDEDDDDFDEDEDDEEEEQAPKIQPKGELVITGIDINATPPGKKLQNITMLSGGERALTSIALICAIMANNPSPFVFLDEVDAALDEANSQRFANIIAELSNKTQFIVVSHNRATMEKAALLYGVTMGDDGISKVLSVKMEEAEKVIQQHGNRQ; from the coding sequence ATGTACCTCCAGAAGCTCGAGATCCAAGGCTTTAAGTCATTCGCAAAAAAAGTAGACTTCGACTTCACTCGGGGGATCGCCGCAATTGTCGGACCAAACGGTTCAGGCAAATCAAATGTGGCTGATGCCGTGCGTTGGGTGATGGGCGAACAGAGCATGAAAGTGCTACGCGGCAAACGGGCCGACGACGTTATTTTCTCTGGATCGGACAAGAAAGGCCGCCTCGGTATGGCCGAGGTAAGCCTGGTTTTTAATAACGAAGATGGAACCATGCCCATCGACTTCGCTGAAGTCGCTATCACCCGCCGTGTCTATCGTAACGGCGAAGGTGAGTATTTTGTAAATAAACAACCTGCTCGACTGGCTGACATTATACTCATGTTGGCAAAATCTAATGTGGGACAAAAAGCCTACTCCGTCATTGGTCAGGGCATGATCGACCAAGTGCTCATTGCTACACCACAGGAACGTAAAACCTTCTTTGACGAAGCTGCCGGCGTCCGACAATTTCAAATCAAGCGAGAGCAGGCTGAGAATAAACTAAAGGCAACGCGATCAAACCTCGCCCAAGCCGAGCTCCTCATGCAGGAGGTTGAGCCGCGTTTGCGCACTCTGACCCGCCAAGTCCGCCGACTGGAGCGCCGACAAGAGGTAGAACAGGAACTGCGCGCCCTGCAGGAAGCCTACTATAGCCAGGTCTGGGCCGATTTGAGTGAACGACATGCGACGGAAAAGAAACACTATGATGAGTTAGAGGCTGAGCAGCATAAAGCCGCCAAAGAACTGGAACACATCCAGCGAGAACTCGAAGCGATTGAGCAAGAGCGCGGCCAAGACGATGCCTTCCGAGAACTGCAACAGCAATACAGTCGCCTCTTGGATGAAAAAAACGCGCTAATGAAGGAACAGGCCGTCCTGCGTGGCCGCCAAGAACTCGAAGCGAGTCAACAGGGCCAATACGATGTTGTCTGGTTGAAGAATAGAAAAGAGGAATTAGAGCGTACGATCAAGGAAATTGATGAAGAGTTAGAACAACTCAGTACGCAGCTCGCTAAAGAACAAGCGCATTTTGAACAGCAATCGCTTGAGCGGGATAAAGTCGTGCAAGAGTTTGAAAGCATCGAGGCAAAGCTTGTTCAGGCCTCGAGCGAACTGCGCAATGAAAAATCCTTTGATGCTGGCAAGTTTCAAAAAACCCTCTCGACAACCAAGGCTGCCTACGAGGAGCTCCTTAGCGCACTCAACAGCCTAGAATCCTTAGAGCAACTGCCGAAGTTAAAGAGTCAGGCAGCAAAAATTGATGCGGATCTGGCTGAAATGCTCGATAGTATCAACCAAGAAGAGAAAGCTGATCACTCTCAAATCGTGCTTGAGCTGCAGGCTAAGCTCACTCAGTTCATGAAGACAAAAGACAGTCTGGTCAATGAGCTGCACGCGTTGGAGAATAAAACGAACCAGCTGAAGGAGAAACACGCAGCGCTCAAGCACTATCGCGATCGCCTCCAAGGTGAGTTGGACAAAGTGCTGCGCGAACTCACTCGCGCCAACATCAAGCCAGAAGACAAAGGTAAGGCTGATTCGCTTTTCCGCAAAGAAGACGCTGAACTAGAAAAGAAAGTGAACGAACTTGATGAGCGACTGAAGGCGCTCGCCCACGACATCCAGGGCTTTAATAAAAAGGCGCAAGACAAGCGTGAACGGCTCTTCAGCCTACAAAAATCTTTCCGTGAAAGCCAACAACGACTCAATGCTGAAAATGCAAAGTTAAATGCGATTCAAGTCGAGCTGGCTAAACTCGAAACTCGTCGGAATGACCTGGAGCAAGAGTTTACTGCTGAGGTGGAAAGCGCGCTCGCCGAAAAGATCAAAAAGGCGACAAGCGAAAAAATCGCTGAGGTAAAGCCGGTCGAATACTATCAAGAAGAAATCCGTCGCTGCAAGCACTCACTCGAGCTGATTGGCGGTATTGATGAGGCTATTACTCAAGAGTACGAAACTACGAATGAGCGTTTTGAATTCCTGAAGAAACAGTCCGATGATTTGCAGGAAGCTATGACGCATTTAGAGCAGGTAATAAGTGAGCTCGATGCGACAATTAAGAAGCAGTTTGATCAATCCTTCGAAAAAATCAATCGGGAATTCCAACACTACTTCCGAGTCCTTTTTCAGGGCGGTAAAGCTAGTCTCGTACTACGCAAAGAAGAAGTGCTCAAGAAGCTCGACGATGACGAAGAGGATGAAGATGACGACGACTTTGACGAAGATGAGGATGATGAAGAGGAGGAGCAAGCTCCAAAAATACAACCGAAAGGCGAGCTTGTTATTACAGGTATTGATATCAATGCAACCCCTCCTGGCAAAAAACTGCAAAACATTACCATGCTTTCTGGCGGCGAGCGCGCTCTGACCTCGATCGCACTTATTTGCGCCATCATGGCTAATAATCCCTCACCATTTGTCTTCCTCGATGAAGTGGATGCTGCCCTAGATGAAGCAAACTCTCAACGTTTTGCAAACATCATTGCCGAACTCAGCAATAAGACACAGTTTATCGTTGTCTCGCACAACCGCGCTACCATGGAAAAAGCCGCGCTTCTCTACGGTGTCACCATGGGTGACGACGGTATTTCAAAAGTCCTCTCCGTCAAGATGGAGGAGGCTGAAAAGGTTATCCAGCAACACGGCAACCGTCAATAA
- a CDS encoding N-acetylmuramoyl-L-alanine amidase — MTKKYFRRIGILSLSLASLLGVFAIVMPMIGRAEQSAVAITSRTLDVQVQAGFTSPVVNPGVTFNAIAATWSGTEESELKVRFRSHGQWSDWIPITSDEDAGAKLNGDARHYSNLLDVLPADRVQYTVNTTQALPSSVQFFFIDTIQEPSWYESLFQWLVPHTEAQDLDVISRSEWGADESLRFNNGQEEWPPEYEAPKAFILHHTAGSNGQPDLEQAKAVIRSIYYYHTVIRGWGDIGYNYLVDTTGHIFEGRYGGDGVVGAHTYRGAECTSKGAEQSYNRGSIGVALLGNYENVDYVSAQAKAAISHFIAVKGRALGIVPNSDVFFMDRTLPTIFGHGDVDCTTCPGARYTSQFADIRSAARAEYNTLPDPNGAPRASLRGQSDNTVATGEGVSLELWVDMRNDGTSDWTRFGTAPELKPANDAAHLLRASNWDGDIAGVIEDSPIHPGQTVRYHFTVTAPTGHSALQAKFALFHDGQQLSGTSATINFTITSSPYAAHLQENGFPEAMLQSDTATVTMKYANAGRAAWQRNEFSLVVRDPGGGDSVYDVHSASGENVIPLDNGPIQPGQSGNFTISLRSPNTIGRYTQEIVLLRNGQEVAGSKVVVHSRVDSPSQAALVSQTIPVAMLNTWRIPVTVKFENTGVTTWDRSIVLKVMNDDHGPSSFYDGSWPGAVGEIRMQESQVRPGETATYRFYMRAPVVPRVYVQNMQLIDIDGGADTIQHPIFDPLIRVDAANTPLNPGEYHAEKVSETIPPAIRVPWRIPVTVRYRNTGTKTWDSGTRLNVYGALFRRPEFRDTSWARQTGGIPMNEARVAPGQVASFTFRMDAPDERQVYEILFQLSANNNERSIVPGSYFSELIRVDP, encoded by the coding sequence ATGACAAAAAAGTATTTCCGCCGTATTGGCATTTTGAGTCTTAGCTTAGCATCCTTGCTAGGTGTCTTTGCTATTGTCATGCCAATGATAGGTCGGGCTGAGCAGAGCGCTGTAGCAATTACTTCACGCACACTGGATGTGCAGGTGCAAGCTGGCTTTACGTCTCCTGTTGTTAATCCGGGCGTTACTTTCAATGCTATCGCGGCAACCTGGTCAGGCACAGAGGAGAGTGAGCTTAAGGTACGCTTCCGTAGTCATGGCCAATGGAGTGATTGGATACCCATTACAAGTGATGAAGATGCGGGAGCGAAGCTTAATGGAGACGCTCGGCACTATTCCAATTTACTTGATGTTCTTCCGGCTGATCGAGTGCAGTATACGGTAAACACTACGCAAGCCCTGCCAAGCTCGGTGCAGTTTTTCTTCATTGATACGATACAGGAACCAAGCTGGTATGAATCGCTTTTTCAATGGCTGGTACCTCACACTGAGGCTCAGGACCTCGATGTAATCAGTCGTAGCGAATGGGGAGCTGATGAATCACTACGTTTCAATAATGGACAAGAGGAATGGCCACCAGAATACGAGGCACCAAAGGCGTTTATTCTCCATCACACCGCAGGCTCAAACGGTCAGCCTGATTTAGAGCAAGCGAAAGCAGTGATTCGCAGTATTTACTATTACCATACTGTTATTCGAGGTTGGGGCGACATTGGCTACAATTATCTCGTCGATACTACAGGACATATTTTTGAAGGTCGTTATGGAGGCGACGGTGTGGTCGGGGCGCATACGTATCGCGGCGCAGAGTGTACAAGCAAGGGCGCTGAGCAAAGCTATAACCGTGGGAGCATCGGGGTTGCCTTACTCGGGAATTACGAAAACGTAGATTACGTTTCTGCACAAGCAAAAGCAGCAATTAGTCACTTCATCGCAGTGAAAGGGCGAGCCTTAGGTATTGTACCTAACAGCGATGTTTTTTTCATGGATCGTACTTTGCCAACTATTTTTGGCCACGGAGATGTTGATTGTACAACCTGCCCTGGGGCTCGCTATACAAGTCAGTTTGCTGACATTCGATCGGCAGCCCGAGCTGAGTACAATACCCTACCAGATCCGAATGGGGCGCCCCGAGCTAGTTTGCGTGGGCAGAGTGATAACACGGTAGCTACTGGAGAGGGAGTGAGTCTCGAGCTTTGGGTAGATATGCGCAATGATGGTACGAGTGACTGGACGCGCTTCGGTACCGCACCTGAACTCAAGCCAGCAAATGATGCAGCTCACTTACTCCGTGCATCAAATTGGGATGGAGATATTGCTGGTGTAATTGAGGATTCGCCAATTCATCCTGGTCAAACGGTGCGCTATCATTTCACAGTTACCGCACCAACTGGACACTCAGCCCTACAAGCAAAATTTGCCTTGTTTCATGATGGGCAGCAATTAAGTGGTACAAGCGCAACAATTAATTTCACGATTACCAGCAGTCCCTACGCTGCTCATTTGCAGGAGAATGGCTTCCCAGAAGCAATGCTGCAGAGTGACACCGCCACGGTAACTATGAAGTACGCAAACGCCGGCCGAGCAGCTTGGCAGCGCAATGAATTCTCACTCGTCGTACGTGATCCAGGCGGTGGTGATAGTGTGTATGACGTACACAGCGCGTCAGGCGAAAACGTCATTCCTTTAGATAACGGTCCTATTCAGCCGGGTCAATCTGGTAACTTTACCATTAGCCTTCGCAGTCCAAATACCATCGGTCGTTATACGCAAGAGATTGTCCTATTGCGTAATGGACAAGAAGTAGCGGGAAGTAAAGTGGTTGTGCATTCGCGAGTTGATTCACCTAGTCAGGCCGCATTGGTGAGTCAGACAATCCCGGTAGCAATGTTAAATACTTGGCGCATCCCTGTCACGGTGAAATTTGAGAATACTGGCGTAACAACCTGGGATCGCTCGATTGTCTTAAAGGTAATGAATGATGATCACGGCCCCAGCTCGTTTTATGATGGCAGCTGGCCAGGTGCGGTTGGTGAAATTCGTATGCAGGAGAGTCAGGTTCGTCCAGGTGAAACAGCCACATATCGATTTTACATGCGAGCGCCGGTTGTGCCACGGGTCTATGTGCAAAACATGCAGTTAATTGATATTGATGGTGGCGCTGATACGATTCAACATCCGATCTTCGATCCATTGATTCGAGTTGATGCAGCTAATACTCCATTGAACCCAGGGGAATATCATGCTGAAAAAGTAAGTGAGACGATTCCGCCAGCTATTCGCGTGCCATGGCGAATCCCTGTGACTGTGCGATATCGCAACACGGGTACAAAAACCTGGGACAGCGGTACGCGTTTAAATGTGTATGGAGCGCTTTTCCGTCGCCCGGAATTTCGTGATACGTCATGGGCACGACAGACCGGTGGTATTCCTATGAATGAGGCAAGGGTTGCTCCAGGTCAGGTGGCCAGCTTCACTTTCCGTATGGATGCACCAGATGAGCGCCAGGTCTATGAAATTCTTTTCCAGCTAAGCGCAAATAACAACGAGCGGAGCATTGTGCCGGGCAGTTATTTCTCTGAGTTGATTCGAGTCGATCCCTAA
- a CDS encoding T9SS type A sorting domain-containing protein translates to MVITSTMSAFGQTLVWELPDPASRYWSIAYVDLEFGPEFILARDILQVYKPGNSTPIFSYDSSSGEIFVCYGISNFDTDQEVEFLVGVIATDAGGGYTGVEVVEFPSGILEASFYPSDSDFSYGSRADLIADVNMDGVLDIPVISTTSTANPVGVYYYSLGVISGVQELPDFSSIGSELQVKENPIDRVIAIEYSLSESQEVELSLVTVLGRVVEQRRLGPQGVGGHQYSFYTSNLPSGIYFVSLRAGDATRKQKITIVR, encoded by the coding sequence ATGGTTATCACCTCTACAATGTCGGCTTTTGGTCAGACGCTAGTTTGGGAATTGCCTGATCCTGCATCACGGTATTGGTCTATTGCTTATGTAGATCTAGAATTTGGCCCGGAGTTTATACTCGCCAGAGATATCTTGCAGGTATACAAACCGGGTAATTCGACTCCGATTTTCTCCTATGATAGCTCGTCGGGAGAAATATTCGTCTGTTACGGAATTAGCAACTTCGACACTGATCAAGAAGTAGAGTTTTTGGTCGGTGTTATTGCTACGGATGCGGGAGGTGGTTATACAGGGGTTGAAGTGGTTGAGTTTCCTAGTGGGATTCTCGAAGCCTCCTTTTATCCATCCGATTCAGATTTCTCGTATGGCTCAAGAGCAGATCTCATCGCAGATGTTAATATGGACGGTGTGTTGGATATTCCAGTGATCAGCACAACGTCTACTGCAAATCCTGTTGGAGTATATTACTACTCCCTTGGAGTGATTTCCGGGGTACAAGAACTTCCGGATTTTAGTTCTATTGGATCCGAGCTACAAGTGAAGGAGAATCCGATCGATAGAGTAATAGCGATAGAGTATTCGCTTTCCGAATCTCAAGAAGTTGAGCTCAGTCTCGTGACCGTCTTAGGGAGGGTTGTAGAACAAAGGCGCTTAGGCCCCCAGGGTGTTGGTGGACATCAATATAGCTTCTATACCTCCAATCTTCCCTCTGGCATCTACTTTGTTTCTTTGAGAGCAGGCGATGCTACCAGAAAGCAAAAAATAACTATTGTCCGCTGA
- a CDS encoding cation-transporting P-type ATPase: protein MAKSTQDKIDETKGLSSQQVRAQRARYGENTLAVGKRVSPVQIFFRQFTSPLVVVLLIAALISGALSFSPGHSDIRLDAILIVIIVIISGVAGFIQEYKSEQSVQALRKIAAPEARVIRDGVERVISADRIVPGDIVVLQEGDNVPADMTLLKSQELMVNESMLTGESAAVARYQQHEVAMGTFVTSGNAIGRVERIGMKTRMGEIAERLNVLEDGNSPFHQEIDQFSRRAVRFVLILLVLFALISLLKYDVLDAIFIAISLAVAAIPEGLPAVLTLVMTMGARDMAQHKALIRRLSAVESIGAVSVIGTDKTGTLTKNEMSVTALATVHGIFDADAADQKNIPELLTGMLINNNARKGKNRDGQEAYLGDQIEIALLKFAERFPASRERIQKSLKRVHEIPFTSDRMMMSIIARAKQDKQLLVYTKGAPEQILQRCTQVLLGDKVQKISAAQRKIITQQITQLSSQGLRMLGFARASAKDANKAEEKNMTWVGLVAVIDPPREEVKDAVAQCRQAGIRVVMITGDSALTAQAIAQRVQLTSNGAIEGAQLDSMSDAQLRRALQGGVNIFARTSPLQKIRIMEALQKDGNVAMTGDGVNDALALKRADVGIAMGKSGTAVAREASDIILLDDNFVTIQSAVREGRRIFENIQKFINYLLTSNVAEIAVLFIAAVALPFSEPILLPVHILWINLLTDGLPAIALGVDPARSDIMKDPPRRASSILTRQLWWLVAVIGTKKTIILLATFLITLPLGFDTARTTLFTGFVLYEFVRIGTIRSQEKLGWFSNPWLVLALGASVLLQLLLIYTPLRDAFHLVALGFTPWLVLIAGVSIGYISAIGLSRLVLRYVREE from the coding sequence ATGGCGAAATCAACTCAAGACAAAATAGACGAAACAAAAGGCCTGAGTTCACAGCAAGTTCGGGCGCAGCGTGCTCGTTATGGTGAGAATACGCTGGCAGTCGGTAAACGGGTGAGCCCTGTGCAAATTTTTTTCCGCCAGTTTACTTCACCACTGGTGGTCGTGCTTTTGATTGCTGCACTTATTTCAGGGGCCCTATCTTTCTCTCCTGGTCATAGCGATATACGACTTGATGCTATTCTCATCGTTATTATCGTAATTATTTCCGGCGTGGCTGGTTTTATTCAGGAGTATAAGTCAGAGCAATCAGTTCAAGCGCTACGAAAAATTGCCGCACCTGAGGCTCGCGTTATCCGAGATGGAGTGGAGCGAGTTATTAGCGCAGATCGAATCGTGCCCGGCGATATCGTGGTACTCCAGGAGGGTGATAATGTTCCGGCTGACATGACGCTGCTAAAAAGTCAGGAGCTCATGGTAAATGAATCCATGCTGACCGGCGAATCGGCCGCAGTGGCTCGTTATCAGCAGCATGAAGTCGCTATGGGTACTTTTGTGACATCTGGTAACGCTATTGGTCGAGTAGAGCGAATTGGTATGAAAACTCGGATGGGTGAAATTGCTGAGCGATTGAATGTGCTGGAGGATGGTAATTCACCTTTCCATCAAGAGATTGATCAATTCTCCCGACGGGCCGTCCGCTTCGTGCTTATCCTCCTAGTGCTTTTTGCACTCATAAGCTTATTAAAATATGACGTACTTGATGCTATCTTCATTGCTATCTCCTTAGCAGTAGCGGCAATACCGGAGGGTTTACCCGCAGTGCTCACCTTAGTGATGACTATGGGTGCTCGTGATATGGCACAGCATAAGGCGCTCATTCGTCGTTTATCAGCTGTTGAATCAATTGGGGCTGTTTCGGTCATAGGTACGGATAAAACAGGCACACTGACAAAGAATGAAATGTCAGTAACTGCGCTTGCAACGGTGCATGGAATTTTTGATGCCGACGCAGCAGATCAAAAAAATATTCCCGAGCTACTTACTGGCATGCTGATAAATAACAACGCACGAAAAGGGAAGAATCGAGACGGTCAAGAAGCTTACCTCGGTGATCAAATTGAAATAGCGCTACTCAAATTCGCTGAGCGTTTTCCGGCATCTCGCGAGCGCATTCAAAAATCCTTGAAGCGAGTACATGAGATTCCTTTCACCTCAGATCGAATGATGATGAGTATTATTGCGCGCGCGAAGCAAGATAAGCAGCTTCTCGTATATACCAAAGGCGCTCCCGAACAAATCTTACAGCGCTGCACTCAAGTTTTGCTTGGAGATAAAGTGCAAAAAATTAGCGCTGCCCAGCGTAAAATAATTACCCAGCAGATTACGCAACTTTCCAGTCAAGGTTTACGCATGTTGGGCTTTGCGCGAGCTAGTGCAAAGGATGCGAACAAAGCTGAAGAGAAGAATATGACTTGGGTGGGACTAGTGGCGGTCATTGATCCTCCGCGAGAAGAGGTGAAGGATGCAGTTGCACAATGTAGACAGGCGGGAATTCGCGTGGTGATGATTACCGGAGATAGCGCCTTGACTGCTCAGGCAATTGCCCAGAGAGTACAACTCACTAGTAATGGAGCTATTGAGGGTGCGCAACTGGACAGCATGTCCGATGCTCAGCTTCGTAGGGCACTGCAAGGTGGGGTAAACATTTTTGCCCGTACCTCGCCGTTGCAAAAAATTCGCATTATGGAAGCGCTTCAAAAGGATGGCAATGTGGCCATGACTGGCGATGGAGTAAATGATGCCCTGGCGTTGAAAAGAGCTGACGTAGGTATTGCAATGGGTAAAAGCGGAACTGCAGTGGCACGTGAGGCAAGCGATATTATATTACTAGATGACAACTTTGTTACGATTCAATCAGCCGTACGAGAAGGTCGCCGCATTTTTGAAAACATCCAGAAGTTTATTAATTATCTCCTTACCTCAAACGTGGCAGAGATCGCCGTACTCTTTATCGCTGCAGTTGCTTTGCCTTTTTCTGAGCCGATTCTTCTACCAGTGCACATTCTCTGGATTAATTTGCTCACCGATGGCTTACCGGCGATTGCGCTGGGCGTCGATCCTGCCCGCAGCGATATTATGAAAGATCCGCCTCGCCGTGCTTCCTCAATTCTCACCCGTCAGCTGTGGTGGTTAGTGGCAGTGATAGGAACTAAGAAAACGATTATTTTACTCGCAACATTCCTAATCACTTTGCCGCTTGGTTTTGACACCGCTCGCACCACTCTCTTTACCGGCTTCGTGCTCTATGAGTTTGTTCGGATTGGGACGATCCGCTCACAGGAAAAATTAGGTTGGTTTTCAAATCCTTGGTTAGTATTGGCACTCGGTGCTTCAGTGCTTCTCCAGTTACTACTCATTTACACACCTCTTCGAGACGCCTTCCATCTCGTTGCGCTAGGATTTACCCCATGGTTAGTATTGATCGCTGGGGTGAGTATCGGGTACATCAGCGCGATTGGACTTTCTCGTTTAGTCCTGCGCTATGTGCGTGAAGAGTAA
- a CDS encoding cation:proton antiporter, which yields MSIYLFLSVVFLFTLLVGRLIERVKVPWVFAALILGTILAIGNPFSTITNGETFSFLAQLGMYLLLFIIGFEVDVQDMRKKGAFLASSAFVIILFEALLGSILVHTLFQVSWDIAILVGLSFATVGEAILVPILDASKLIRTPVGQAIIGIGTLDDIVEIISLIFVSLLLGTSAVNISVHVAVVFLGLLGLFGLTALFSYLRAERQRFAFSQVETLFLMTMFGLFLFLAVGSFAEATALGALLAGVALRNFIPTARLKFIETDLRTIAYGFFAPIFFVWVGASLDLQYVGGHLWQIAALIVVAGLAKLLASIVMGKKEFGGRGAILLGIGLSVRFSTSIIIVKLLFDNGLIDVGLYSVIIASTICFTLLIPFLFAQLSARWRNQLKTK from the coding sequence ATGAGTATTTATCTCTTTTTAAGCGTCGTCTTTTTGTTCACTCTCCTGGTAGGGAGGTTGATTGAGCGAGTGAAAGTGCCGTGGGTCTTTGCCGCGCTGATACTTGGAACAATACTCGCCATAGGAAATCCTTTTTCCACTATTACCAACGGAGAAACTTTTTCCTTCCTGGCTCAATTAGGTATGTACCTCCTACTCTTCATCATTGGTTTTGAGGTGGATGTACAAGACATGCGGAAGAAAGGAGCGTTTTTAGCAAGCTCGGCTTTTGTCATTATTCTCTTTGAGGCATTATTGGGCAGCATATTAGTGCATACCCTTTTTCAGGTTTCATGGGATATCGCTATCTTGGTTGGTCTGTCTTTTGCCACAGTCGGCGAGGCAATCCTAGTGCCAATACTTGATGCCTCTAAGCTTATTCGTACGCCAGTCGGGCAGGCGATTATTGGTATAGGAACCCTAGATGACATCGTTGAAATTATCAGTCTCATTTTCGTATCTTTATTACTTGGTACGAGTGCGGTAAATATCTCCGTCCACGTTGCTGTTGTTTTCCTTGGTCTCCTAGGTTTATTTGGATTGACCGCACTTTTTTCTTACTTGCGAGCAGAGCGCCAGCGGTTCGCGTTTTCTCAGGTGGAAACCCTTTTTCTCATGACCATGTTTGGTCTTTTCCTTTTCTTGGCAGTTGGTTCTTTTGCCGAGGCGACTGCGCTAGGTGCTTTGCTGGCCGGTGTGGCCCTACGTAATTTTATCCCAACTGCACGCTTGAAGTTTATTGAAACTGATTTGCGCACCATCGCCTATGGCTTCTTTGCTCCAATCTTTTTTGTGTGGGTTGGCGCATCTCTAGATTTGCAATACGTTGGTGGACATCTCTGGCAAATTGCTGCGCTTATAGTAGTGGCTGGTCTGGCTAAGCTCCTGGCGAGTATTGTTATGGGCAAGAAGGAGTTTGGTGGACGGGGGGCTATTTTACTCGGTATAGGACTATCTGTTCGTTTCAGCACCAGCATTATTATTGTGAAGCTACTCTTTGATAACGGCCTGATTGATGTTGGACTTTATTCGGTGATTATAGCTTCGACTATTTGTTTCACTTTGCTTATTCCATTTCTTTTTGCGCAGCTTTCTGCACGATGGCGAAATCAACTCAAGACAAAATAG